actaatGGAAATTCAATGATATGTAGCCAATTATATGGATATGAATAGTAATCATtgaagaatattttacatttcaaaattcttaaaaattttccagaaaagagaagaacatctACAGGTCAATGGTAGAAAATCACAGCATGAGACACACCGTTTAGGTGACATGACCCATTAAAGAACATTTTGctgttattattataacaaagtCATTTACATAAGTTTACATAATGAACAAATTTGACATATTTCTCCATCATGTACATATAGTTAATATgtgtttgctatatatatatacttttatatatatttatatatatatatatattttagaaaacaaataaaagtatacaaGTTTTTATTCACAGAGGATAACTGTCATTAATGATTCAATATAACGGTTCTCTTTCTTGTGGGTAAATATATTAAACTACAAAATGACAACTATCAAAAAAACTTccacttccctttttttttcttttgcttttcttgtGCAGCTTGTAGTTCATGGTTCTGTCTTTCTTGTTCTCTTCTTCTCTGTCTTTCCAGTTCCTCTTTTTTCATTTCCAGCTCCATGGCTTGTTCTTGTCTCCTCTTCTCTCGTTCTCTTCTTATCTCCTCTTCCTGCTCACTGATCTTCTTCTCTTGCTGTATTTTGGCCATGGCTCTCTTCTTCTCAATATTCTCCTGCTGAGCTTTCTTTTCACAATTATGTATATAAGTTATCACAAAGTTTTTTCGTTCTATGATTTCTTTTATTGGATCGTGTGGTTGATGTTCTATCCTAAAATGAACATCTTTGATGACTTCATGAAGAAACTTTAGCACCTCCTCGTGTCTTCCTCTGGTCTTAAAGTGATCTTCTTTTGTGTAGTTTTCAAATGAGAAAATTCTTTCAGCGCCCATATTTCggaatacattttctgtatctgtGAGTTTCCCGCTGTTCTTGTGAGTGAGGACAACAATGGGGGACACACCTGAGACCGAAATAAATCGAATTGAGACAATGGACTCTATCCACCTTTAAACCACAGTTTAAAAAGAACCCAATTCTAGAATGTTTAGGCTCATGTGTCTCCAGTAATGATGAAGTTGTAAACTAAACACTGACAGATATTACTTTTCTTAGTTTCTCTATTATAACTGGCTATTGTGGCTCatctatgttttaaaaattatagcACCCCACCCTCCACCCTTCTTTagctaaaaaacataatttgaaaTATAATAATGAGAACTATAAGGAAAAAGGATAAGCCTGATCTGTACtgtgtgaaaaagtaaatatGGGCAGCCAACAACACTGCCGGTGAATAATTCTGCATACCCAAATGCGTGCAAGTAATGGAAACTGTTCTGCCACTGgtggaacaaaatattttattgattttcacaAACAATTGTACTACTATCTGATATGGCTAAGCCCTGAAGAAAGTGGAGTCCTGCCCTCCGAAATGTGTTGGCTATGCATaatgggtatgatttattaaagctctccaagactgcagaagataaacagtcgtgggagaacctgggtgatccaacaaacttggaaatAATCTggatcaggattgaaaatattttccaactaatagcaaagggttttcaagAAATAAGTGATTTCTTCAATTTTAAGTTTTTACAGAGCAGGATAACTTGAACAATCATGGAGCCCTTAGCATGTTCAAAATGATTGAAATCTAATCTCAGATGTAGCTGATTCCATCATGGCATTATTTACCCCCATTATTTACCCCTAATCAGACCATATACCTGTTAGATCTCTGCATTTCAGCAGAactttctgtatgtttttctgtTCTTCCTCTGGGATTGAATTTTTCACACTATGAAAGGAGCAGACAACATAACGTCAGTGCATTATACATATAGTAAGGTATTTTAACAGACACCAAAAGGTTATGAATGAGGAGAAGAGCTCAGGGGTGTCTGACTCTAGAATAGAGGGGGGCGTCAGCCAAGTAAATGCATTTTGGAGACGgatacattgtatattgtatgttctTCATGGGAGGGTCTATCATGCAATGCTATGCAGCCCATCTACAGgggtttagtttttaaaatattgaatgaCAATTTGGCAAATATGACTAATAACAGCAAGATAAGATTGCAAAAATAAGAACAAGTACCTATCTAGCAAGTTGATTTCTAacttgttgaaaatattttttcatataaaggcTATTTTTCAAATAGACGACTGTATCAAATAAAAGCATTTGGCAAATGTACCACTGGCTGTTTATtgccctacccccccccccctcccttccctACGGTGTGATCATTCCAACAAAATCTAATTACAGAACCAGTATTCTCTTACCTGTGAACAAATACAGGAAATATAAAATCAGAGGTTATCATTGATTTCTCTGCTCTAGTAATCCTGTCATTAAGCTCAAATCCTTTGGCCCATTCAACTTTCCCCAGAGGAAGAAGATTTCCTGAAATACAGAAACTGGAGAATTAGGGATGAacaacacattggccctgatttactaaagctcgccaaggcttgagagaatacattTCAGACAgaagtgatgctgggtgatccagaaaacatggaaaggatttttaaaaatcatttgctattagccagcaaaagttttgaatcctggagcagatccattccaggtttgctggatcacccagcttcactgatggaagtgtattctctccagccttggagagctttcataaatcagggcca
The Pyxicephalus adspersus chromosome 7, UCB_Pads_2.0, whole genome shotgun sequence genome window above contains:
- the LOC140334803 gene encoding uncharacterized protein, producing MDIEELRRHINSFSFEKCKNGDQGFNRILIQLFGFLGHGKSAFINTCIYVLEDGEYQNWAKAKEDYAGSTLERIPYKLTSNITLVDNRGLSKMDGYETGEIFAQLGNLLPLGKVEWAKGFELNDRITRAEKSMITSDFIFPVFVHSVKNSIPEEEQKNIQKVLLKCRDLTGVSPIVVLTHKNSGKLTDTENVFRNMGAERIFSFENYTKEDHFKTRGRHEEVLKFLHEVIKDVHFRIEHQPHDPIKEIIERKNFVITYIHNCEKKAQQENIEKKRAMAKIQQEKKISEQEEEIRREREKRRQEQAMELEMKKEELERQRRREQERQNHELQAAQEKQKKKKGKWKFF